From Drosophila nasuta strain 15112-1781.00 chromosome X, ASM2355853v1, whole genome shotgun sequence, one genomic window encodes:
- the LOC132797089 gene encoding 28 kDa heat- and acid-stable phosphoprotein, translating to MPRGKYVNHKGRSRHFTSPEELQQESEEESDSSGSEQEEQTAAGTSSSKQPATATATSSARKPARPQQRQKQQQQQRQGSSSDEESEDDSDDDSESEARDAKKGVASLIEIENPNRVTKKATQKLSQIKIDDSTGGSGGAKPELSRREREQIEKQKARQRYEKLHAAGKTTEAKADLARLALIRQQREEAAAKREAEKKAATDLGKKPLSK from the coding sequence ATGCCACGAGGAAAGTATGTTAACCACAAAGGCCGCAGCCGTCACTTTACGTCGCCCGAAGAGCTGCAACAGGAGTCCGAGGAGGAGAGTGACTCCAGTGGCAGCGAGCAAGAGGAACAAACTGCGGCCGGCACCTCATCCTCCAAACAGCcggcaacagcgacagcaacatcatcagcacGCAAACCCGCAAGGCCACAGCAGcgacaaaagcagcagcaacagcagcgacagggCAGCTCATCGGATGAGGAATCGGAGGATGATTCCGATGATGATTCGGAGTCAGAAGCACGTGATGCAAAGAAGGGCGTGGCTTCGCTCATCGAAATCGAGAATCCCAATCGTGTGACCAAAAAGGCCACACAGAAGCTATCGCAAATCAAAATCGATGATTCCACTGGCGGCAGCGGTGGCGCCAAACCCGAATTGTCGCGTCGCGAACGTGAACAGATCGAAAAGCAGAAGGCACGACAGCGCTACGAGAAACTGCATGCGGCTGGCAAAACCACCGAGGCGAAGGCGGATCTGGCGCGTCTCGCCCTAATCCGGCAGCAACGTGAGGAGGCAGCTGCCAAACGTGAGGCGGAGAAGAAGGCGGCCACCGATCTGGGCAAGAAGCCGCTCTCCAAGTAG
- the LOC132797088 gene encoding ribosomal RNA small subunit methyltransferase NEP1: MGGQGKVINRKRKFVGRKADDPEFDLDKKHFKVLHVNAAEKRLIIVLEGAQLETVKVHNTFELLNCDDHAGIMRKNQRDPGSCRPDITHQCLLMLFDSPLNRAGLLQVFVRTEHNVLIEINPQTRIPRTFKRFAGLMVQLLHKFQIRANDTSRRLMSVIKNPITDHLPVGCKKYAMSFSGKLVSNCRELVPHGEEGSKSYDEPVVMVIGAFAHGVLKTDYTEELFSISNYPLSAAIACSKLCSAFEEVWGVV, translated from the exons ATGGGTGGCCAGGGCAAAGTAATAAATCGCAAACGGAAATTTGTGGGCCGCAAAGCAGACGATCCGGAATTCGATTTGGACAAGAAACACTTCAAAGTACTGCACGTGAATGCCGCCGAGAAGCGTCTGATCATAGTGCTCGAAGGCGCGCAGCTGGAAACGGTGAAG GTGCACAACACATTTGAGCTGCTTAACTGCGACGATCATGCGGGTATTATGCGCAAGAATCAACGTGATCCCGGCTCCTGTCGGCCTGACATCACACATCAATGCCTCCTCATGCTCTTCGATTCGCCACTGAATCGCGCCGGCCTCTTGCAGGTGTTTGTGCGCACCGAACACAATGTGCTTATCGAGATCAATCCGCAGACACGTATACCGCGCACATTCAAGCGTTTTGCCGGCCTCATggtgcagctgctgcacaaGTTTCAAATACGCGCCAACGACACATCGCGACGTCTGATGAGTGTCATCAAGAATCCCATTACGGATCATTTGCCTGTGGGCTGCAAAAAATATGCCATGTCCTTCTCGGGCAAACTGGTCAGCAATTGCCGGGAGCTGGTGCCGCATGGTGAGGAGGGCAGCAAATCGTATGACGAACCCGTCGTCATGGTTATCGGCGCCTTTGCGCATGGAGTGCTCAAGACAGACTACACCGAGGAGCTCTTCTCCATCAGCAACTATCCGCTGTCGGCGGCCATCGCGTGCTCCAAACTCTGCAGCGCTTTCGAAGAGGTCTGGGGCGTTGTATAG
- the LOC132797091 gene encoding NADH dehydrogenase [ubiquinone] 1 alpha subcomplex subunit 7: MAAIRRDIAPFLQRVRAFLLGREHTVALRFEDGLADRTQPPPEIPDGPSHIYSANYYCTRDARREVNPPIDLVQQQQLLEAAGDAAKPAGNKLPTPGKVYGWD, from the exons ATGGCTGCCATTCGTCGTGATATAGCGCCGTTCTTGCAACGCGTGCGCGCCTTTCTGCTGGGC CGTGAACACACCGTTGCCCTGCGCTTTGAGGATGGCTTGGCCGATCGCACACAGCCACCGCCAGAGATCCCCGATGGCCCATCGCACATCTACTCGGCCAACTATTACTGCACACGCGACGCACGCCGTGAAGTGAATCCACCCATTGATCtggtgcaacaacagcagctgttggAAGCCGCCGGAGATGCAGCGAAGCCTGCTGGCAACAAGTTGCCAACGCCCGGCAAGGTCTATGGATGGGATTAA
- the LOC132795596 gene encoding LOW QUALITY PROTEIN: uncharacterized protein LOC132795596 (The sequence of the model RefSeq protein was modified relative to this genomic sequence to represent the inferred CDS: substituted 1 base at 1 genomic stop codon) produces the protein MLWLMVLLFGIPCLLLWDYLIRKRRNDMLHYMRGPPALPFLGNVLLYRGLDGERVMDYAVANCQKYGKMYRVWILNQLAVFSTDPRDVEVILSSPQHITKNSLYNLMLPWLGTGLLMSTGRKWYSRRKIITPTFHFKILEQFVDIFDQQSSILVEQLQQHADGKTAFNIFPIVCLTALDIIAETAMGTKVHAQKSPELPYVRAVFDMSNIITVRFIKPWQRIDWMFRLVEPRLAAKQDQLIKTMHDFTEAVIQQRREMLVNEQRLGDNDKFDDLGQKRRMALLDVLLQATIDGEPLSNEDIREEVDTFMFEGHDTTTSGISFCIYEISRHAAVQQRLLQEIHTVLGKENKGEAVTLRDLNELKFMECVIKESLRLHPPVPIIGRHFTEDVNICGKLVPAGTNYTVGLYALLRDEREFEAPHEFRPERFAANGETATLVSTETTLPPQQPHPYANIPFSAGPRNCIGQKFAMLEMKCVISRMLQHFELLPLGPEPRPMLSLVLRSANGIHLGLRRRXHTIMLFMLIVTVLLAWLLRFFLNLALKERKYRQQLNGLAPNVSDLPIIGALWQMRDFQPDNLHEKFAEYVQRYGRSFVATTCGRMVLVTAEPHLVETLLLSKQQLRKSIVYGALRGWLGDGLLLSRGERWHSMRKIITPTFHFNILEQYIDVFDRQCNVLVEKLKPLANDRQAINIYPYVGLMALDIIGEAAMGVSINAQLDVDSPVVQAVKDVTNTLATRFVRPLLLHPTLFRYCWPSGYRKQVAAVQLLRNFTDNIIERRRHQLLQQQEQQQKKEQELPKRAALLDTLLQARYADAPLTDVQIRDEVSTFIFEGHDTTTSAASFCLYLLSRHAAVQQRLFEELHTHYGCDLQRPVVYSDFVELTYLHVVVKESLRLFPPIPAVGRCLEKDLVIDDSILPSGTNVILLLWQLLRDEKFYEDPERFWPERHLAANKTNEGFSSYIPFSAGPRNCIGQRFALLELKTIVIKVLRQFELLPLGKEVKPSIKLVLRSVTGVNLGLKTRVYT, from the exons ATGCTCTGGCTAATGGTGCTCCTGTTTGGCATACCCTGTCTGTTGCTCTGGGACTATTTGATACGAAAGCGACGCAATGATATGCTACATTATATGCGTGGTCCACCGGCGTTGCCATTTCTGGGCAATGTTCTGCTTTATCGTGGACTCGACGGAGAAC GCGTCATGGATTATGCGGTGGCTAATTGCCAGAAATATGGTAAAATGTATCGTGTATGGATCCTCAATCAGTTGGCTGTCTTCTCCACCGATCCTCGTGACGTTGAGGTCATCCTGAGCAGTCCGCAGCACATTACCAAGAACAGTTTGTACAATCTGATGCTGCCGTGGTTAGGCACAGGCCTCTTGATGAGTACCGGTCGCAAATGGTACTCGCGGCGTAAAATCATAACGCCCACGTTTCATTTCAAGATCCTGGAGCAATTTGTGGATATCTTTGATCAGCAGAGCAGCATTTTGGtagagcaactgcagcagcatgCGGATGGCAAAACCGCTTTCAATATCTTTCCCATCGTTTGTCTTACGGCTCTGGACATTATTGCAG AGACCGCCATGGGCACCAAGGTGCATGCCCAAAAGAGTCCAGAGCTGCCTTACGTGCGTGCCGTCTTCGA TATGTCAAACATCATCACGGTGCGCTTCATCAAGCCATGGCAGCGCATTGACTGGATGTTTCGATTGGTAGAGCCGCGTCTGGCTGCCAAGCAAGATCAATTGATCAAAACGATGCACGACTTCACAGAGGCCGTCATACAGCAGCGTCGCGAGATGCTCGTCAACGAACAGCGTCTAGGGGACAACGATAAATTCGACGATCTTGGCCAGAAACGTCGCATGGCCTTGCTGGACGTGCTGCTGCAGGCCACAATTGACGGCGAGCCGCTTAGCAATGAGGATATACGCGAGGAGGTGGACACATTCATGTTCGAGGGCCACGACACTACCACCAGTGGCATTAGCTTCTGCATCTACGAGATCTCGAGACATGCGGCAGTGCAGCAACGTTTGCTCCAGGAAATCCACACAGTGCTGGGCAAGGAGAACAAGGGAGAGGCAGTGACGCTGCGTGATCTTAATGAGCTGAAATTTATGGAGTGTGTGATTAAGGAGTCTCTGCGTTTGCATCCGCCTGTGCCCATCATAGGACGCCACTTTACCGAGGATGTCAACATAT GTGGCAAACTCGTTCCGGCTGGCACCAACTACACAGTGGGATTGTATGCGCTGCTGCGCGATGAACGGGAATTTGAGGCGCCTCATGAATTTCGCCCCGAGCGGTTTGCGGCAAACGGAGAGACAGCAACGTTAGTATCGACTGAGACGACGCTTCCACCTCAACAACCACATCCGTATGCTAATATCCCGTTCTCGGCGGGACCGCGTAATTGCATTGGCCAAAAGTTTGCGATGCTCGAAATGAAGTGCGTCATCAGCAGGATGCTGCAGCACTTTGAGCTGCTGCCTTTAGGGCCAGAGCCGCGACCCATGCTTAGTCTCGTCCTGCGTTCGGCCAATGGCATACATTTGGGTCTGCGACGGCGTTAACA TACAATCATGTTGTTTATGCTGATAGTGACAGTTCTGCTGGCTTGGCTGCTGCGATTCTTCCTGAATTTGGCGTTAAAGGAGCGGAAATATCGTCAACAATTAAATGGTTTGGCACCCAACGTCTCCGATCTGCCCATAATTGGAGCCCTGTGGCAGATGCGTGACTTTCAGCCGGATA ATTTACATGAGAAGTTCGCTGAATACGTGCAGCGCTATGGACGCAGCTTTGTGGCAACTACATGCGGACGCATGGTGCTGGTTACCGCCGAGCCGCACCTGGTGGAGACTTTGCTGTTGAGCAAACAGCAGCTGCGCAAAAGCATCGTCTATGGTGCATTGCGTGGCTGGCTGGGCGATGGCTTGTTGCTGAGTCGTGGCGAACGCTGGCACTCGATGCGGAAAATCATCACGCCAACTTTTCACTTCAACATATTGGAACAGTACATCGATGTGTTCGATCGTCAGTGCAATGTGCTTGTGGAGAAACTGAAGCCACTGGCCAACGATAGGCAGGCAATCAATATATATCCATATGTGGGACTGATGGCTCTTGATATTATTGGCGAGGCGGCGATGGGCGTCAGCATCAATGCCCAGCTGGATGTGGACTCGCCGGTTGTGCAGGCTGTCAAAGA CGTAACCAATACGCTGGCCACACGCTTTGTGCGTCCGCTGTTGCTACATCCCACATTATTTCGCTACTGTTGGCCTAGTGGCTATCGCAAGCAGGTGGCTGCTGTGCAGCTGCTGCGCAATTTCACCGACAACATCATCGAGCGGCGCCGTCATCAACTGCtacagcagcaagagcagcagcagaagaaggaACAAGAGTTGCCGAAGCGAGCTGCATTATTGGACACCTTGTTGCAGGCGCGCTATGCGGATGCGCCATTGACTGATGTCCAAATACGCGACGAGGTGAGTACGTTCATCTTTGAGGGTCACGACACAACCACCTCGGCTGCCTCCTTTTGCCTGTATCTGCTGTCGCGGCATGCTGCAGTGCAGCAGCGGCTCTTCGAGGAGCTGCACACGCACTATGGCTGCGATTTGCAGCGTCCCGTTGTCTATAGCGATTTTGTGGAGCTCACGTATCTGCATGTCGTGGTCAAGGAGTCGTTGCGCCTGTTTCCGCCCATTCCAGCGGTGGGACGCTGCCTGGAAAAAGATTTAGTTATAG ATGATTCAATTTTGCCCTCTGGCACCAATGTGATTCTGCTGCTTTGGCAACTGCTGCGCGACGAGAAGTTCTACGAGGATCCGGAACGTTTCTGGCCGGAGCGACATCTGGCGGCCAATAAAACAAACGAAGGCTTCTCCAGTTATATTCCCTTCAGTGCCGGACCACGCAATTGTATTGGACAACGTTTTGCGTTGCTCGAACTAAAAACGATTGTCATCAAGGTGCTGCGGCAATTCGAATTGTTGCCCCTGGGCAAGGAAGTCAAGCCCTCCATTAAACTGGTGCTGCGCTCTGTTACGGGCGTTAATTTGGGATTGAAAACACGCGTGTACACGTag